The genomic stretch AGCAGAAAATGAAAAACGCTAAGACCAGGTTAGGGATCGTTGACGACCACCAGATAGTAATAGACGGGCTAAAATCTTTACTTCAGGGCCACAACCAGTTTGAAGTGCTGGTTGAATGTACACAGCCGCTCCGGATGATCGAACTCATCGGCAGGAATTTCATTGATATTTTACTCACCGACGTAATGATGCCCGGCATGAACGGGGCAGAACTGGCAAAAGAAGTTCACCTGAAATACCCTGAAATAAAGATACTGGCGCTTTCCATGAGCGGGCAGGGCGACCTGGTAAACCGGATGATCGAAGATGCAGACATTTCCGGTTATGTGCTCAAGAACATTGGCAAACAGGAATTGGTGAAGGCACTGGAAAAGATCTCTGCCGGCGGCATTTATTTCAGCGATGAGGTTTTGGAGGAAATGACCAGGGCCAGCGAACGGAAAAAAGAAAATGAAGAGGTCAATCTTACGGCCAGGGAAATTGAGATCATCCGGCTGATCGAAAAAGAATTAAGCAATAAACAGATCGCTGAAAGACTTTTTTTGAGCGAACGGACCGTGGAGACCCACCGCAAGAATATTTTCCGGAAAACGAATACCGCCAGCGTGATCGGCTTGGTGAAATATGCCTACGAGCACAAGCTCATATGAATAATGAACAAGGAATTTTGAATGACGAAGTATGACATTCCGATCATAATTCATCATTCCTTGTTCCTTGCTCGATATTCATTCCCTGGTTCAGTATTCTCAGACCTTCAGGTTCTCCAGCATATCCTTCGTCATCTGTTGCAGGTTGAATTCTTCCTTCCATCCCCAGTCCCTTCTTGCCACGGCATCATCAATACTCTGCGGCCAGCTGTCTGCAATAGGCTGGCGATAATCGGGTTTAAAGCTGACTGAAAAATCCGGGACATACTTCTTTATCTCCGCAGTGATCTCCTTTGGTGAAAAACTCATGGCCGATAAATTGTAAGACGTACGTACAGAGATCTTATCTGCCGGCGCTTCCATCAATTCGATCGTAGCCCGGATGGCATCGGGCATATACATCATGGGCAGGTATGTATCTTCCCGTAAGAAGCATTCATAATTCTTTCCCTTCTTTGCCTTGTAAAAAATATCCACGGCATAATCCGTTGTTCCGCCGCCGGGTTCACTCTTATAGCTTATCAGTCCGGGGTAACGCAGGCTCCGTACATCCACCCCATAGCGCTGATTAAAATAATGGCACCAGAACTCACCGGCATATTTACTGATACCGTAAACAGTGGTAGGCTCAATAATGGTCTGTTGCGGGCAATCCTGTTTTGGCGAGGTGGGCCCGAAAACCGCAATACTGCTCGGCCAATATACTTTATGCAGGTTTTCCTCCCGGGCTATGTCCAGCACGTTCAGTAAACTCTGCATGTTTAGACTCCAGGCCAGGTTGGGATTTTTTTCGCCGGTGGCAGAAAGAATGGCAGCCAACAGGTATACCTGGGTAATATTCTGCCGGATCACCTGTACGTGCAGCATCTCCTTGTTCATCACATCCAGGCTCACGTAGGGGCCGGTACCCTTTAGCAGGTCATTTTCTTCCCGCAGGTCAGAAGCCACTACGTTGGCATTGCCGTATATTTTACGAAGAGCCAGTGTTAACTCCACTCCTATCTGTCCGGATGCGCCGATCACTAATATTTTCTCTTTAAGCATAGCAAGTCTTTGAAATACAAATGTAAGGGCTAATACAATTCATTCCTCAGGCAAAGCCGTTTGTTCATCAAATCCCGCCGTTCGGAAGTTCGTGATGTTTTTTTAGTTCTTTTATTTATATTTGAATTGCCCTTTAATATAGACCAATATCCTTCGGTCGACGCCAATTACCCTTCTCGATCAGCAAGAAATTTTTCACCCTGGTGACCTTTAAAACTATACTATTATGAGAAAGAAGTACCTCTTGCTGATAACCTTTCTGCCCGTTATTCATTTTGCTGGTGCACAGTCCTTTTCTGTAAATACTGACGGAAGTGTTGCCGACCCGAGCGCCATGCTGGATGTGAAAAGCAGCCAGAAGGGGCTTTTGATACCCCGGATGACAAAGACTGAAAGAAACGCTATCACCACCCCCGCTACCGGTTTGCTGGTATTTCAAAATGCGCCCGACAGTATTGGCTTCTATTATTACGACGGCAGTAAATGGAGTTGGGTTGCATCCATTAACGGAAATGCCGATACCCTTGCCTGGAAAAGAAACGGGAATGCAGGCACCAGCACCGCAATGCATTTCATCGGAACCACCGACAACCGGGCACTGAACTTCCGGGTCAATAATATACGGGCAGGATTGATCGATAATGCCAGTTACAATTTAGCCCTGGGATACTCCGGTTTCCTTAACAATTCATCAGGCACACATAATACAGCCATCGGTTATCAGTCAATGACCGGTAATACAACAGGCAATTACAATACCTCTGTGGGGGCGTTCAGTTTTTTCAGCAATACAGCGGGGATCCGGAATACGGCCATAGGAACCTCTGCACTTTATTTCAATAATGCCAATGATAATACAGCTGTTGGATATGAAGCTCTTAATCAGACTTCATCTGTTGCTGCAAGAAACAATACAGCGGTAGGTTCAAATGCATTGCGGCAGAACAGCTCCGGTACCGCCAATACCGCAATGGGTGATTCAGCAGGATATATTTTAACCGCGGCCAGCTATAATGTCTTTTTCGGAAAAAATGCAGGAAGGGATAACCTGGGTTCCTGGACGACCCTGATCGGTATTGATGCCGGGACAAAAAACACGGCCAACGGAAGCGTTTTCATTGGTTCAGCTGCAGGGATGAAAAACACATCCGGCATTGGAAACACATTTGTAGGCGATAATGCCGGAAGAGAAGTTATCACAAGTTCAAATAATTCCTTTTTCGGAAGCTATGCCGGCCAGGCAACTACAGGTTCAGGAAATAGTTTTTTTGGCAGACTGGCCGGGTATAATAATACATCAGGCATCAATAATCTGGCCACTGGGTTTGAATCGCTGATAAGTAACCAGGGAGGCAACAACAATACTGCTGTTGGCTACAGGAGCCTTTATTCCAATACATCCGGCTACAGCAATATTGCCCTTGGCCCGGAAGCATTACGGACAAATACAACCGGCAGTAATCTGGTTGCGGTGGGTGATTCAGCCCTCTATAATAATTCCGGTGGTACCAGTAATACGGCTGTTGGCTCAAAAGCTTTATATCTTAATTCAAACGGCGTAAATAATACAGCAACAGGATTCCAGGCTTTAAGACAAAACGGACTTGGCAGCAATAATACGGCATTTGGATCCAATGCTTTGATCCTTAATACAAATGGAAGTGCCCATACTGCAATGGGTTCATTTGCATTAAGTAACCTGACAGGCAGTAATTACAATGTTGCCATTGGTGACAGTGCAGCCCGGAATTTAGCAAGCGGCTCCAATAATGTTATTGTAGGTACCTGGGCAATGAAAGATCATACTGTCGGCCAGCAAAATACGGCCATTGGAAACTTTGCCATGGGAGAAAGAGAAAGCGGTAATTATAACACAGCCCTAGGAGCAGGAAGCCTATGGAATACAAACAATGACTATAATACGGGGATCGGGTACCAAGCAGGTGTTGCAAATGTTTCAGGAACCAACAATACCTACCTGGGAGCAAATGTTATCGTTGGAGTTGATAATTTGACCAACTCTACAGCTCTTGGAGCAAACTCGTTTATAAACGTAAGTAATAAGGTCCGGATCGGTTCTTCAACTGTAACAGTGATCGAAGGACAGGTTGGATACACATTCCCATCTGACGGAAGATTTAAAACAGCGGTCACTGAATCTGTTCCGGGGCTTGATTTTATTACCAGGCTGCGCCCGGTTATTTATAATTTCCAGACTTCCCGGTATGATGCTTTTATAAGATCAGGTACTACTGCAGATCCGAAGCTCATCGGCTCTATTGATTATACCGAATCAGAACGCATACGTCATAGTGGCTTTATTGCACAGGAGGTTGAAAAAGCAGCCAGGGAAGCAGGTTATGATTTTGACGGAATTGTCATTCCAAAGAATGATAAGGACACCTACGGCATAGGTTATTCTCAATTTGTGGTCCCATTGGTAAAAGCAGTACAGGAACAACAAAAACAAATAGAATCGCTGAAAAAAGAACTGGATGAAATGAAGAAATTAATAGGGAAATAGCCGGCATATGGAATACAATATTAAAAACTGAATATTGTAACTTTGCGGCATGGAAAAATATTTAACCGAACTTTTCAACAAGCAGCAATACGATAAGAACAATTTCTTCCTGATTGCAGGCCCCTGCGTGGTGGAAGGGGAAGAAATAGTGATGGAAATAGCAGAGAAAGTTTCTGCTGCCTGCAAAAAACTGCAGATACCATATATATTCAAGGCATCTTACCGAAAAGCAAACCGTACTTCCGCCAGTTCATTCACCGGCATCGGCGATGAAAAAGCCCTGGAGCTGATAAAGAAAGTAAGCGAAAAATTCTCCATCCCCACCACCACCGACATCCATACCGCCGAAGAAGCAGCCATGGCAGCTAAGTATGTTGACGTGTTGCAGATCCCTGCATTTCTATGCCGCCAGACCGACCTGCTGATCGCTGCCGCAAAAACAGGGAAGATCGTGAACGTAAAAAAGGGGCAGTTTGTAAGCGGCCCTTCCATGAAATTTGCTGTTGAAAAGATAAACAATGCCGGTAACAACAAGGTCGGACTGATCGAACGGGGCAATACATTCGGCTACCAGGACCTTGTGGTTGACTACCGCAACATCACCTGGATGAGAGAGATAAAAGTACCTGTCATAATGGATTGCACCCATGCGTTGCAGCAACCGAATCAAACTGCCGGCGTAACAGGAGGAAACCCTGAGCTGATCGAAACGATCGCCAAAGCTGCCATAGCCACAGGGGCCGATGGTTTATTCATTGAAACACACCCCAACCCTGCTGTGGCAAAAAGCGACGGTGCCAATATGCTGCGGCTAAACCTGCTGGAACCCCTGCTGGAAAAACTGGTGAGGATAAGGAAAGCTATTGCCCCTATCCCCTAAAGGGAACAATTATGTTTTACTAATAAATTTTTTGTTACAAACCAATCTTCGCATTGATCTTCTCCATTTTCCCCCTTTAGGGGATAGGGGTCACAGATACCGCAGCGGGTTCCTTCTTGCATTCAGGATATACCGTTTCACATTCATCCAGAAAGCAACAAAGAAGTAAATGATCACCGGGGAACCCAGGGTCATAAAAGACATATAGATAAAGTACTTTCGTATGGTGGAGGTGGCAATGCCCATCCGTTCGCCAATGGCGGTACATACTCCAAATACATGCCACTCAATAAAATGTTTGAACCGGTTCATCCTGCTAAATTAAACACATTTTAACCCAAAAACAAAGCCTTTAAAAAATGCCTTTGTTTCAGTAAATTTGCACTCCAATCTGGAATTTATCCAGTTCACAAACCAGTTCATTCTCAAATCACCAAATTATTACTATGGCCTTCGACCTCGACATGATCAAAAAGTTGTATGCCGATTATGGCAACCGTATTGAAGCAGCCCGTAAAGCAGTGGGCAAACCCCTGACCCTTACAGAAAAAATATTGTATGCCCACCTTTGGGAGGGAAACGCCTCCCAGCCTTATGAGCGTGGCAAAAGCTATGTGGATTTTGCACCCGACCGGGTGGCCATGCAGGATGCCACCGCACAAATGGCGCTGCTCCAGTTCATGCAGAGCGGCCGTGACAAGGTAGCAGTTCCTTCCACGGTACACTGCGACCACCTGATCGAAGCCAAAGTGAACAGCAAGACCGACCTGGACAGGGCTGTGCATGAAAGCAGCGAAGTATATGATTTCCTGGCTTCCGTCAGTAATAAATACGGCATCGGTTTCTGGAAACCCGGCGCCGGCATCATTCACCAGGTGGTGCTTGAAAATTACGCCTTTCCCGGTGGTATGATGATCGGAACAGACAGTCATACCGTTAATGCCGGTGGTTTGGGTATGATCGCCATTGGCGTTGGTGGCGCCGATGCATGCGATGTGATGGCCGGCTTGCCCTGGGAACTGAAAATGCCCAAACTGATTGGTGTAAAACTGACCGGTAAATTGAACGGATGGACCGCACCCAAAGATGTAATTCTTAAAGTGGCCGGCATACTTACTGTAAAAGGGGGTACCGGTACCGTAGTGGAATATTTTGGCGAAGGCGCTGTATCCATGAGTTGTACCGGTAAAGGGACCATTTGTAATATGGGCGCCGAGATCGGTGCAACCACATCAACCTTTGGGTATGATGAAAGCATGAGCCGTTACTTAAAAGCCACGGGTCGTGAAGAAATTGCCGTTGGTGCGGATGCCGTTAAAGAACACCTGACCGCCGATGCAGAAGTATATGCCGATCCCGGAAAATATTTCGACCAGGTGATCGAGATCAATCTCTCGGAACTGGAACCGCATTTGAACGGGCCATTCACTCCCGATCTTGCTACACCTATTTCTAAAATGAAAGAAGAAGCCATTAAGAATGGCTGGCCTACAAAAATTGAAGTGGGCCTGATCGGCAGTTGCACCAACTCTTCGTACGAAGACATAAGCCGTGCTGTGAGCCTGGCAAAACAGGTGAGCGAAAAAGGGTTGAAATTAAGATCAGAATTCACCATAACACCCGGCAGTGAGCAGGTTCGCTATACGATCGAAAGGGATGGATTTTTAAATGTATTTGATAAGATCGGGGCTACCGTTTTTGCCAATGCCTGCGGCCCCTGCATCGGAATGTGGGCAAGGGTGGGTGCAGAAAAAGCAGAGAAGAACACCATCGTACATTCATTCAACCGCAACTTTGCCAAGCGTGCCGATGGCAACCCGAATACGTATGCATTTGTAGGCAGTCCCGAAATGGTAACGGCCATGGCCATTGCCGGCGACCTGACCTTTAACCCGCTGACCGATACATTGACCAACGAAAAAGGCGAGCAGGTAAAACTGGATCCGCCCACCGGGTATGAGTTACCGCCTGCCGGTTTTGCTGTGGAAGATGCCGGCTACCAGGCACCCGCCGCTGATGGAAGCAGTGTGCAGGTAAAAGTATCTCCCACAAGCGACCGCTTACAATTATTAGAACCATTTGCTGCATGGGAAGGCACTGACCTGAATGGATTGAAATTGCTCATCAAAGCAAAGGGCAAATGCACCACCGACCATATCAGTATGGCGGGTAAATGGCTGAAATACCGTGGTCACCTGGATAATATCAGTAATAACCTGCTCATCGGCGCCACCAATTTCTTTAATGATAAGACCGATAATGTAAAAAGCCAGCTGAACGGCGAATACGGGCCCGTACCGGCCACACAACGGTTTTACAAAGCGGCGGGCATTGGTACCATTGTAGTGGGAGATGAAAACTATGGCGAGGGGTCAAGCCGTGAACATGCAGCCATGGAACCAAGGCATTTAGGCGTACGTGCCGTACTGGTAAAATCATTTGCACGGATACATGAGACCAACCTGAAAAACAAGGCATGCTGGCCCTGACCTTTGCCAATAAAGAGGATTACAACAAGATCCTCGAGGACGATACCATTGATATTGAAGGGTTACTGGCTTTTGCGCCCAACAAACCATTGCAACTGGTGTTGAACCATGCCGATGGCAGTGCAGAGACCATACAGGTAAACCACACGTACAATCAACAACAGATCGGGTGGTTCAAAGCCGGTGCTGCACTGAATATTATCCGGAGGGAGTTTGAGCGTAAACAATAACACCCGGTAAACTGTTATAAAGACCTGCCCCGACCGGCAGGTTTTTTATTAACAAATCCTTATAAATAAATATTTAATGTTTAAACATTGAAGTTGTACCTTGCATCAAATTTAAAAATCATGGCAACCAAAAACTGGGTCCTGGACCCCACACACAGCGAAGTTCATTTCAAGATCAAACACCTGATGATCACCAATGTTACAGGCAGTTTTGACATTTTTACTGTATCGGCAAAGACCGAAGAAGAAGACTTTACCCGGGGAAAGATCACCTTCACGGCCGATGTGAATTCCATCTCCACCGGCAATGAGCAAAGAGACGGTCACCTGAAGAGTGGCGACTTTTTCGATGTAGAAAAATTCCCCCGGATCAAATTTGAAGCAACCAAGGCAACACCCGTTGACAACGATGGTTCATTCGACCTGTACGGCGACCTGACCATACGCGACGTGACAAAAAATGTAAAGCTGGCCGTAGAATTCGGCGGGGTGGTTAAAGACCCGTACGGAAATACCAAGGCCGGTTTCACCATCAATGGAAAGATCAACCGGAAGGATTTTGGACTTACCTGGAATGCGGCTACCGAAGCAGGTGGCGTAGTGGTAAGTGAGGAAGTGAGGATCGTAGCAGAGATACAATTGGTAGAACAACCGGTTGCTGAAGAGGTAGAACTCGCAGCACAGCAATAATATATTTTTGCCCATGAGAACTGAAACTGAATCCCGGTGGGATTCAGTTTTTTCGTTAATACCGCTTGATCATTTTACATCAAACCATACTTTGTTAGCATCATTCCAGTCTCCGTTATAATTAATGGTAAGTTCCTCCCCTTTTTCAATCACCCGCACGGTTTTGATCATCATGTTCTCATCTTCAAAATCCATGAAATACTCACAATTGCTTTTATAGCTGTGGTTATAAATGGGTATCAGCCCAAGCGCCATGCAGCATCTGCCTGCCTGTCCGGCAGGCAGGTCCTTCTGCTTTCCCCACTCAAAAATATAATCGTGCAAAAGGGTCTTGTCCAAATACTCCCGGTCTGCCTTCTCCATGGCAATGACCGGGGATATTTCAATGACGGTATTGGCCGGGATCCGTTCCCGGGTAAAGACCCCCCTGCCCTTTTCGTTCGTGCTATCAACAAATAAATAAGGCTTCAGCATAACATCGGGTTAAGATAAATGGGCTAAATTGCGGCACATTTCAATGCAATTTAATAACAATGAACGATGTCGCTGGAACTGGAAGAAATATCATTGCAGCAGCGGTTTGAAGAAGTGATCGCTTCGGAGAACAAACTGGAGATACAGGAATTTCTGAATCACCAGAACATCAGCGACGTGGCCAACCTCATTTACGACAACGAGGATTACGAAAGCCAGATCATTTCCCATCTTTCCATTCACCGGGCTGCCAGCGTTTTTAAGATCCTTGAACTGCCGGTTCAGAAAAGGATCATTAAGAATTTACCGGCATTTAAAACCACCGAGCTGCTCAATGAACTGCCGGCGGATGACCGGGTTGCCTTCCTGGAAGAATTGCCCACCAGCATTGTAAGGGACCTCATCAAGACCCTGGAACCCGATGAACGTATAGTAACCCTTGAAGTACTGGGCTATCCCGAAAACAGCATGGGCCGGATAATGACGCCGGACTATGTATACATATACGAGCACAATACCGTGGCAGAGGTTTTTGAAACGATCCGCAAGCATGCCAAAAGCAGTGAGACCATTGATGTGATCTATGTGATCAATGAACAGGGCGAGCTGCTGGATGATATCCGCATCCGGGACTTCATCCTGGCGGACCCTCAAACCAAAGTGACCGAACTGATGGACGGGCGTTCCATTGTGTTGCACGTGAATGATGACCAGGAAATGGCCAGCGAGGTCTTTAAGATGAATAACCGGGTGGCTTTGCCCGTTACCGACAACAATAATATCCTGCTGGGCATTGTTACCATTGATGATATCCTTTGGGTGGCAGAAGAAGAGTTCAGCGAAGACATCCAGAAGATAGGTGGTACCGAAGCATTGGATGAACCCTACCTGGATATGCCTTTCTGGAAACTGATCGGCAAACGGGCGCCCTGGCTCATCATTTTATTCGTGGGCGAATTATTCACTGCCAGCGCCATGAGTTTCTTTGAAGACGAGATCAAAAAAGTGCTGGTGCTGAACATGCTGGTGCCCCTCATCATTTCCAGCGGCGGTAATACCGGGAGCCAGGCATCCACCCTTATCATTCAGGCCATGGCCAAAGCAGAGATCACAATCAATGACTGGCTGAAAATATTCAAACGGGAATTAAAAAGCGGCCTCGTGCTGGGTGGGATATTAGGCATGGTGGGTTTTATCAGAACCTTTGTGTGGAGTTATATAGAACCGCATCTTTACGGCGCCCACACATTCCTGCTGGCAATGGTAACAGGTGTTTCGGTCCTGGGAGTTGTTCTATGGGGCACGCTTGCCGGCTCCATGCTTCCCATGTTCTTAAAGAGATTGAAATTTGACCCTGCTACATCCTCCGCACCATTTGTAGCCACATTGGTGGATGTTACAGGCATTGTCATTTATTTCACGGTGGCCTATTTCTTCCTTTCCGGCATTTTACTGTAATGCTTTCATCGGGGCAGAAGAACCCGGTTTGTCACCATACTTTGTTTGCTTGACCCTTGCTTTCTGATTTTTGTAAGTAACCAAAAAAAGATTATCAAATTCCGCATCCGGCAGATCCCCCCCTGGAAAATCCAGAACACCCAGCTTACGGATTATATGTGGTATGGTATTGCTGTGGGCAATGACCAGGATCGTTTTACCAAAATCCCGGTGCTCCATGATCGCATTCACCAGGTTGTCGCAGATAGTATCGGCCGTATAATGAACGGTGTCAATTCCCAATCGGATGCGCATGCTGTCGGCGGTCATTTGTGTGCGCCTGTATTGGCTTACATAGATCTTCTGTATCCCTTCATTCTGTAAGGCCCTCACCAGGTCACCGGCCCTTTTGTATCCCGTGGCAGTTAAAACCGGGTCCTTGCCCGTTTCTTTTTCAGCATGACGTACAATGAATACCCTTGTAACGGCGTTTTCCTGCTGGGCAAAAATCATGGTTGCCGACAGGCAAAAAACAAGAAGGACAAAAAAGTATCTCATATAAACGATTTATACCCCCAATTTAAGCCAATACGCTGAAAATAAGCAGCTTTATATGCCAATACTGCCAAATGAGAACATTTTTACTAAATTGCGTTGATTATAACCCTGCATACCAGGGGGCCTGTCAAAAACCAGCTCAGGAATTCACAAAGATTTCTTAACCCTGATAAAAACTGAAAACATAAACTTATGTGCGGAATAGTAGGATACACTGGCCCAAAAGAAGCTTACCCCATCGTCATCACCGGTTTAAAAAGACTGGAATACCGTGGCTACGACAGTACCGGCGTGGCCCTGATGGACCAGGGTCTCAAAGTATATAAAAAGAAAGGCCGGGTCTCGGAACTGGAGCAGACCATTTTCGGCAAAAACCTGCATGCACATACCGGTATCGGGCATACCCGCTGGGCCACCCATGGCGAGCCGAGCGACCGGAATGCACACCCCCATATTTCCGCCAGCGGGAAACTGGCCATGATACATAACGGCATCATTGAGAATTATGCCCAGCTAAAACAGGAACTCACCAATAAAGGGTATTCTTTCAACAGCGACACAGACACCGAGGTTTTGCTCAACTTCATTGAAGACATCCGGGAAAATAACCAATGCGACCTGGAAGAAGCCGTTCGGGTTGCGCTGAAAAGGGTTACCGGCGCTTATGTGATCCTGATGCTGGATACGGAACACCCGGATACCATCATTGCAGCAAGAAAAGGAAGCCCATTGGTCATTGGCGTAGGTAAAGGGGAACATTTCCTGGGTTCCGATGCATCGCCCATGCTGGAATACACCAAGGAAGTGGTTTATGTAAATGATTATGAACTGGCCATTGTAACCCCCGATGAACTGATCCTGAAAAACCTGGGCAATGAAAAGATAACTCCTTTTGTGACCAAGCTGGATATGGAATTAGCCGCTATCGAAAAAGGCGGTTACGACCACTTCATGCTGAAAGAGATATTTGAACAACCCAGTACCATCCATGATTGTTTAAGAGGAAGACTGGATGCTGCCGCCGGCACCATCACCATGAGTGGTATACAGAACAACATTGAACATTTTAAAAAGGCCAGCCGCATCATCATCGTTGCCTGCGGTACCAGCTGGCATGCCGCTTTATTGGCTGAATATATCATTGAAGAGCTTTGCCGTATCCCGGTGGAAGTGGAATACGCTTCCGAGTTCAGGTACCGCAACCCCATCATCAATAAAGGCGATATCATCATCGCCATTTCGCAAAGCGGTGAAACGGCCGATACACTGGTGGCCATTGAACGGGCAAAAGAAAACGGCGCCATCATCTTTGGCATCGTGAACGTGGTGGGCTCATCCATTGCACGGATAAGTGACGGTGGTGCCTATACCCACGCCGGCCCCGAGATCGGCGTTGCCTCCACCAAGGCATTTACCGGCCAACTGGCCGTATTGACCATGATGGCTTTAAAGATCGCCAAAGAAAAAGGGACCATCCCTAATGACCGGTACCGCAAATTATTGTTTGAACTGGAATCCGTTCCCGAAAAAGTGGCTACTACTTTAAAAAGTGCCGAAGCAATCAAAAAGATCGCTGAAAAATATAAGGGAGCAGGCGATGCCCTTTTCCTGGGACGTGGCTATAACTTTCCCATTGCACTGGAAGGCGCCCTGAAGCTGAAAGAGATCTCTTATATACATGCCGAAGGTTATCCCGCCGCCGAAATGAAACACGGGCCCATTGCACTGGTGGATGAGAACCTGCCGGTGATATTCATTGCCACCATGG from Chitinophagaceae bacterium encodes the following:
- the glmS gene encoding glutamine--fructose-6-phosphate transaminase (isomerizing) is translated as MCGIVGYTGPKEAYPIVITGLKRLEYRGYDSTGVALMDQGLKVYKKKGRVSELEQTIFGKNLHAHTGIGHTRWATHGEPSDRNAHPHISASGKLAMIHNGIIENYAQLKQELTNKGYSFNSDTDTEVLLNFIEDIRENNQCDLEEAVRVALKRVTGAYVILMLDTEHPDTIIAARKGSPLVIGVGKGEHFLGSDASPMLEYTKEVVYVNDYELAIVTPDELILKNLGNEKITPFVTKLDMELAAIEKGGYDHFMLKEIFEQPSTIHDCLRGRLDAAAGTITMSGIQNNIEHFKKASRIIIVACGTSWHAALLAEYIIEELCRIPVEVEYASEFRYRNPIINKGDIIIAISQSGETADTLVAIERAKENGAIIFGIVNVVGSSIARISDGGAYTHAGPEIGVASTKAFTGQLAVLTMMALKIAKEKGTIPNDRYRKLLFELESVPEKVATTLKSAEAIKKIAEKYKGAGDALFLGRGYNFPIALEGALKLKEISYIHAEGYPAAEMKHGPIALVDENLPVIFIATMDSYHEKIVSNIQEIKARKGKVIAIITEGDEIIPGMADEVFFVPPADEIIAPMLSTIPLQRLSYYVGIAKGVDVDKPRNLAKSVTVE